tgatacctcccacctaccagccatttggaaacccgcccttattgacaaacgagtccctaacatgaggaatgacaccagacccacactcacgagggccacacaggatgtcaccaccacacatccacccagaaagcagacccaaatccacactgatcatgaagcacgaccaaggatcagaagccagaccgcagctacaacattagccatttcaaacccctccaacccatacatacagcagacagacacccactatgaagatgtagcacgaccacaaacacgaagccaaacaacagcaatgcagctcaccagctcaaatccccctgcaactcagactaatctgagcacaaccaagcccctacccaagcaggatacacccccagccaatcagagcacaaaaaaaaccccatccaatcagagcacagccaagctccaacccaatcagttcaaaccctcactagcagttaaaaaggaagaaacagctgcaatcacacactgctcccagaagcacaaagctgaagcctgaagatgacgaatgagacttcgtcgaaacgtcgccaagacacttccaattttacgcgggagaaaacctgactaaccaaagacctacatatatatatatatatatatatatatatatatatatatatatatatatatatatctatatatatatatatatatatatatatatatatatatatatatatatatatatatatatattctttcaaaCATAGAGTTGTTTCAAAGGGTTGAGGCCATAGATGAAAAGGACTGACATTTGGTTGATTCCTCTTGAACATTGATAGAGAAAGAATGCTCTGCATCCCAACTCTGAAAGGTTCATGATCCAAGGAGAAGTAGATCAGAGAACTGGTTGAGGATAAGTTtggatagcaacagcacttagacttatatactactttacagtgctttgcaaccacctctaagtggtttacagagccaccaacaatctggctcctcattttaccaaccacagaaggatggaagatggaGTCAAACCTTGAGCCACTGGGCATCAaactaccaaactgctggcaaccggCAGCCAGaacaagtagcctgcagtactgctttctaaccactgcgccaccatggctctggtGAAAATCAGAAAACTGTCTACATTTCAGACATTTTCTGGGGTGGgcacaaaaagaagaaagacCACCTTCAGATAAAGTACAATTGAATTTTCCTTGGAACTAGGTTGGATAAATCCACACGATAGGCGAATTCAATGTGGAGGTGAAAAGTAGTTTATACAATGAAAATTGATGCATACAGTAAATCCCATTGACTATATTGAAATTAGTAAAGGCACAGTTTGTGTTTATCCTCTTATTTTATAAAACTAATAGCTTTGTTGCCTCATTGAGTTGTAGCCACAGACCAGGGAAAATAAGTTATATTAGATTGTGGATGATTGTGGATAATCATTGAAATACACAATAGGTTTGGCATGGAAAGATTACCTGCCAAGGAAGCAGATTTAGAAATTTAACCCTTTGAATCTCTCTTGGTTGGGATTTTGATCTCATGCAAGAATGTGCCACTGCATAAACAGCATTGTAGATGCTGTAGCTTTCGCCAGTCATCTGAAATTCAAAAACAGGTGCAGGCAGGTCCTCCAAATTCTCTTCGCCACTGCAAATTTCATTGATCGTGGAAGATAATTCAGTATCTGAAAATGAACAATCGAACAATTGCTCCCAAACATCTTGATGAAATTTGTCTTTGTGGGTTGAAGGTTTGATGACTTGAAGAAATTCTTTAAAGCCCTGAATGTCTCTTGAATGCGCAGAAAAGGAAAGAGCCCCATGGAACATGTGGAGATCCCAATTCCTTTGACCTCCCACTAGGATGAAATCAATCGGATTCATCAGGATCCAAACCTTCCTAAATGATCCACTCTCTTTATTTTCAGGATCACGTAGAAACATGACAGTTCTGAGCCACACCATTGAGAATGTTTCTCCATAGACAAGAAAAACATTTGCTTTCTGATCTAACAGTTTCTCATCAATAATTGAGAATGAATTAGACAATTTTGACACATCTTCCAAGTGGAGATGTTCTGGAATGTTTTGTGTGAAACCTAAACAGATCCCATTCTGTGAAAGCAACGGCTGCAGTTTCTGCAAAAAACGTTCTTCCTTATTTTCAGAAGCGAAGAGTCCAATCCATGTCCATCCAAAATGCAGAAGAAGTTGTATAAGCCCAGGGAACTGATGCTCCTCTTTTGGGACCATGCAATAAAGTGGAAATAACTCAGTAATCTGAAAGTCTTCTTGGGCAAAGGAACCATAAGTcaactaaataaatgaaaaagagaaatttGTTATTCATGAAAATCATGGGAGAAATGTGAAGAAGACTGCTTGTTAGAAACTTAATGAAGGTCTTCTGAACATTGAACATTTGTCCAATTCTACATAGATTATGACAATTCTGATGAAAAAGAGAAGCAATTAAAATCCCATGAGGAAATAGTTTCTCATCTGAAATATAACTAGATTACAACCACTCAGTTCCCTAATATAGAGTTCCAGTATGTTCATTTTATTAGAATGAGTTTTATCTGAAAACTTGCTAACTAGCTGAGAGCTATTGTGAGCTCTTCTTAGCCTAAGGAAAACATTCTTAAGAGCTAGACTTACTGGATTACCTTCTTTCCTTATTTGTAGCAGATACAATAAAATACTTATACATGAAAGACTATTCCCATGAGATTCTGAAGGAATAGAAAGGATTAATCATGTCTTCCTTTACTACAATTATTATAGAGATATTCAAAAGAGttcagttacaggaattggatatgtctagtctgatgaaaagaagtatTGACAgcaatattgcaatattgcaGTAGAAAGCTCTACAAAGAAGAGCTAAATTTACTGGACTACCTTCTTCCCTTATCTGtagcagataaaataaaatacttatacATGAAAGACTCTGCCCATGAGATTCTGGGTGAATCATGCCTTCATTTACTACAATTATTTTAGAGATCTCCAAAAGTACCACATAGCCCCAATCCTTCAACAATTTCCAAGCAAATCAGTTGTGTTTTAAATTCGTTATTATTATAAgacccagtagtgaaatccaaattttttttactaccagttctgtgggtgtggcttggtgggcggggcaggggaaggatactgcaaaatctccattcccatcccattccagggcaaggatactgtaaaatctccattccctccccactcctgggggaaggatattccaaaatctccattcccacccaactctgggccagaggtggtacttgctggttctccaaactattcaaaatttccattaccggttttccgaactgctcaaagtttccgctaccagttcttcagaacctgctggatttcacccctgttcagaCCCAACCAAGACATACCAAAGAGAGTTGTGGCCTATTATCGGGTGGCTTGGTGGAATCTGGAGCTGAGTTTAGGGCAGCAGTGAAAATGCTGATAGCTTTGATTTCAGGAAGTGGCTGAAATGAGATCTTTCCTAAAACCAGGAGACacagtagcagtgttccaatatttgaggggctcctacaaagacaagggtgtcaaactgtcttccaaagcaccagaaggcaagataagaaacactgGATGAAAATTACATCCtataacatcttgagtctccaaagacctatgcaaggtctttgtgaaaacaattaaccaaatggaacaacttgccttcagaagttgtggttgctccatcaccggaggctttcaaaaagagactggacagttatttatatgaaatagtataggatctcctactcaaagagggggttggactagaataccccCAAGAAACCTTCccgttctattattctatgttctatgttttgtGTTAAACAGTCTTTTCTATCCTCCTCTTGACATAGCTCCAGATTTCAACACAGATAGTGGTCAAATCATCAGGTTATCCTctccaataaaataaattttgtacTGTAATTtgtgatttaaatttaaatttgctaATCTATGATTGtaataaaaatttagattttcttGACTGATTATTTTGAGCCAATATATTGAGTTGTGGGAACAATTGcagaagggagagaaaagagagcaaAAGTGAAGTCCTGTAGAAAGGCATGGCAAAATACTGACTAACCCTACAGCATCAAACCTTCAATAATTGCTAAGAAAAACAGTGGAGTTTTATACTAAACTACTTTTACTATACGCCAAGCATGATTAAGTAAGAAGAGTTGTAACTTATTGCTGGTTGGCTGTCAAAACACCTGTATTAATAAGATTTTGATTTAATTGGATTACCTTGAGCCAGTCTATTAAGTTGTGGGAAAAACAGATGAGGAGTGATAAAAGTGTATTTAATTGAATTCCTGGAGAAAGGTATAGAAAACAACCAGTATCTACTATCaattacaaaataattttctttcttaCTCCACCCCAAACTACCTGTGGAATTTTGTAGACATTTATAGTCTCTGCCATAAAGGATGATGTATCAGGACCTAACCCTCCAATGACGGCCATGAGATTCTTCTGGCTATCACATTTGTAGTTTGGGACAAATTCCTTGGATTTGAAAAGCAGGTCCAGTGTGGTACAATAGGTCATCCTTGGGTTGTTGTAACTGTCATAGAGGTGGAACCCAAGAGTGACGTTAGGTAAGATCTGGGAGTcctcattgatctccttcacagcaaagGCCAAGGCGAGGGCATGTTGGTAGAATTTGGTTATTACACTGCAAATAGTTTAAACAAAATTGAAGAAAATAAGTTGACAATTCCTCTGGTGAAACCATTAATATATGAGTAATAACCACTTCTGTCTCTTTTATAAGGGAGAAGATTTGTAAAAACACTCAATAATTTGTATAGTTTCTATTAAAACCATTAATGTAAATCCGAAAGCAGCCAATTAGCATCCTTTCTTGAAGCGGTCGTGCAATCACACCAACCTGTCAAACTACATAAGAATagccctgaaatcacaaagattaTTCAATTCTTACAGTCTTCCTCTGCCTCCAAAAAATATTATTCCATACAGTTGCAAATCATAAATGACAGTACtactttaaaatttcaaattataaaaaacaacttTCTTCTTAAGAGTTATTCTGTAATTTATCACTTATTTAGAATTATACTCATGTAAGAATTTAAGCGATAACGTTAAGAATTAAGAAGCTAAATTTAAATAAAGGGACTAGATgtcatttaaattttaatggtatggaatacaatatatattagagacgtgtaaaaattattaatttgaatgaagAAGAAGGAAATACATTGTATGGAATATAACgagggatgaaatttgaaattgtttttttttttaattaatttttttaacattacgaacaaaaaaaaaaagaaaatacattttccacccttgtgctatacattaaaaaaaggaagaatcatccgcatacaaatttatcttataagataaatttgaaattgttttaaaCATGTACCTGACCgacaatctgttcacaatgatgatttttactatgtttataaaaaaataaaaaatgtgtaaaaaagaataatagtaattTGTATAGTTTCAACTATCTACAGTGTTTCCATGATTTGCCACAAATAAGTATTGAATAAAGTcatgaattttttcccccaagctaTCACATTCATTTCGATCAGTCTGGCACAAAATAGAATGCAACCAGCAAGTATCCCTCTTTTAATACCTGTAAGTTATGCTAGGAGTGACTGCATAGACTAGATAATTTTAATTATCTTACACTCCCTAAATGTTCTCCAAAAGGCTTCTTGTTAGACTTAATACAGTGAAAAGAAAATGATTATTAATATATGTAAGTTATGCAAGGAGTGAGTGCATAGACTAGATAATTATACTCACTAAATATTCTCCAAAAGACTTCCTGCAGGAAAGGAATGCAGTGAAAAGAATAGTTTCATACATTTTATGAGTAAAATTTTAACACAATGAAAATGATTTGTTTTCCCACAAGTTTGAAGGACAAGTAAGCAAGAGTCTGTTTATATAAAAAAACCATGCATTTATTCTCAAAGAGCTATTagtcatataaacaataaaattagaaaatgaaTGGAAAGTTAAAAAATCCTTACAGTGGTAAATCATAAGGTATTAGAGAAGGATGttctttaaattcaatttcaAAAAAGGAGTGAATTATCTGAGACACCATCCCACCCACAATGAGATCACCAGGCTGGTACCACTCATGGGGAATCGGGAAAGCATCACTCACAGGGCAGCTCAGAGTAACTGCTTTCTGCACCAAGAGCATCAGAAGGGATAAGATCTTCAGGCATTTGTCATAGTGAAAATATTTGTGTCTCCTGTCCATAAGGAAATTTGTATTTCAGTGGTTCATTCAATGATTCAGCCAAGCTTTATATCTGAcaatgcacctaatcagcaatcCCATCATTTTCTATTTGAGGTTCCTTGTGTGTGCAAATTTGCATACTGACTATCACTAGGATTGAACAGATGttctggaaaagaagaaaggaggaaggaaacttGTAGCAGTGAATCTTGTAGAGCTGTTATTATCACTTTGGACTAAACTCCCCGGGGTTCAAGAGTTACTTTATAATCAAACTGATAATTATTGCTGAATTTAAATACCTTTATGCACAGTCTTGATGTTTTGGCCTAGCTAAAAACAATATGGTGATTCCTGTAGGAGAtaattgttttggggttttttgagagAATAAGGAGTTCAACTGATGGTTCAACTTTGTTTAAATGAGCAAATGCTAATAAAAGTAACTGAAGGGACATTAGcaattgaaaagagtcttaagTGTTGAAGCTTGGGGAACCGGAAGCGTTGCGGCgatactggctggaaaatagtgaAGCTCCACGAGACAAACCACTGTTGGGGCTGTTCAGACCGAaaccatcttggagggatggGAAAGAACGAGAAGCACctcggaagaccaagaggaacagacaaGTTCCTTGAAGGGTCAGAGGCAGCAGGGGTGAGAGCCATTGAAATGACTGCcacaagctggggcaaccggactaagatttgtgcaggagcagtgattgaatggagtattgttacctagtgagtgactggccaactcacaggtaagaagaaaaactcTCTAAAGTTTAAATGGGGTCCCAACCTGAAataagcagctaattggcacttgggaattcaaagtgaaggggaaaaaacaaagataaactttaaaattaaagccctaaaaggaaaatcttctacctggatttaaaattggatttggaaggaattaaaaacaatataagaaaaagaaaactgagggaaAGCATTCTTTAACAACAAAAGGAATTAATAGAAGAAGAGAAAATACCGTCTTTGTGGATCTACAATTGATATTTTGTTGCCTGgggatttgtggattggagagagacatctgctggtggaaaagtATTGCAAGAAATGTTTTAAAGACTGAAAGAACAAGGATTC
Above is a window of Ahaetulla prasina isolate Xishuangbanna chromosome 4, ASM2864084v1, whole genome shotgun sequence DNA encoding:
- the LOC131196971 gene encoding extracellular calcium-sensing receptor-like, giving the protein MDRRHKYFHYDKCLKILSLLMLLVQKAVTLSCPVSDAFPIPHEWYQPGDLIVGGMVSQIIHSFFEIEFKEHPSLIPYDLPLVITKFYQHALALAFAVKEINEDSQILPNVTLGFHLYDSYNNPRMTYCTTLDLLFKSKEFVPNYKCDSQKNLMAVIGGLGPDTSSFMAETINVYKIPQLTYGSFAQEDFQITELFPLYCMVPKEEHQFPGLIQLLLHFGWTWIGLFASENKEERFLQKLQPLLSQNGICLGFTQNIPEHLHLEDVSKLSNSFSIIDEKLLDQKANVFLVYGETFSMVWLRTVMFLRDPENKESGSFRKVWILMNPIDFILVGGQRNWDLHMFHGALSFSAHSRDIQGFKEFLQVIKPSTHKDKFHQDVWEQLFDCSFSDTELSSTINEICSGEENLEDLPAPVFEFQMTGESYSIYNAVYAVAHSCMRSKSQPREIQRVKFLNLLPWQVLPISLCNDHCSPGSWKKGLEGKKFCCYNCVPCPEGKISNEKDMDDCFQCAEDHYPNKEKKGCILKLLVFLTFKETLGIGLSSAALCLFFLTSWVLGTFIKHRDTPIVKANNWSLTYTLLVSLQLCFLFSLLFLSQPGKVTCLLRQSTFGITFSVAISSVLAKTITVVVAFMAAKPGSQMRKWVGKSLAFSAVLSCSLVQVYICILWLSTSPPFPELDMHSELQEMILQCNEGSAFFFYCVLGYMGILAIASFTVAFLARKLPDSFNEAKFITFSMLAFCSVWISFFPAYLSTKGKAMVAVEVFSILSSSAALLGCIFLPKCYIIVFRPDLNHREQLIKRN